In the Passer domesticus isolate bPasDom1 chromosome 4, bPasDom1.hap1, whole genome shotgun sequence genome, one interval contains:
- the TMEM33 gene encoding transmembrane protein 33 codes for MADSTQNGPMPGGAGGGAVQFLMANKLDTAMWISRLFTVYCSALFVLPLLGLHEAASFYQRALLANALTSALRLHQRLPHFQLSRAFLAQALLEDSCHYLLYSLIFVNSYPVTMSIFPVLLFSLLHAATYTKKVLDARSSSSLPFLRNLLEKLNANQQNILKFIACNEIFLMPATVFMLFSGQGSLLQPFIYYRFLTLRYSSRRNPYCRTLFTELRIVVEHLITKPACPVFVRRLCLSGISFISRLAPTVA; via the exons ATGGCGGACTCCACGCAGAACGGGCCCATGCcaggcggggccggcggcggggccgtg CAATTTCTGATGGCTAACAAGTTGGATACAGCAATGTGGATTTCCCGCTTGTTCACAGTTTACTGCTCAGCTTTATTTGTCCTGCCTCTTCTAGG GTTGCACGAAGCAGCAAGCTTTTACCAGCGTGCCTTGCTGGCAAATGCTCTTACCAGCGCCCTCCGACTACACCAAAGGCTACCACACTTCCAGCTTAGCAGGGCGTTTCTGGCTCAGGCTTTGCTGGAGGACAGCTGCCATTACCTGTTGTACTCCCTTATCTTTGTGAATTCCTACCCCGTTACAA TGAGTATTTTTCCAGTTCTGCTGTTCTCTTTGCTTCATGCTGCCACGTACACAAAGAAGGTTCTTGAT gcACGAAGTTCAAGTAGTTTGCCTTTTTTGAGAAATCTGTTAGAGAAACTGAATGCTAATCAACAGAATATTCTAAAATTCATTGCTTGCAATGAAATTTTCCTGATGCCAGCTACAGTTTTTATGCTCTTCAG TGGACAAGGGAGTCTGCTGCAGCCATTCATTTACTATAGGTTTCTTACATTACGCTACTCCTCTCGGCGAAATCCGTACTGTCG GACTCTCTTCACTGAGCTCAGGATTGTTGTTGAACACTTAATAACGAAGCCCGCGTGCCCTGTTTTTGTAAGAAGACTATGCCTCAGTGGCATTTCCTTTATAAGCAGATTGGCACCAACTGTTGCATAG